Proteins from a single region of Macaca fascicularis isolate 582-1 chromosome 5, T2T-MFA8v1.1:
- the ADH4 gene encoding all-trans-retinol dehydrogenase [NAD(+)] ADH4 isoform X4: MGTKGKVIRCKAAIAWEAGKPLCIEEVEVAPPKAHEVRIQIIATSLCHTDATVTDSKFEGLAFPVIVGHEAAGIVESIGPGVTNFKPGDKVIPLYAPLCRKCKFCLSPLTNFCGKISNLKNPASDQQLMEDKTSRFTCKGKPVYHFLGTSTFSQYTVVSDTNLAKIDDDANLERVCLLGCGFSTGYGAAINNAKGEVKFLSRLQ; this comes from the exons ATGGGCACCAAGGGCAAA gtTATTAGATGCAAAGCAGCCATCGCCTGGGAAGCAGGCAAGCCCCTTTGCATTGAAGAGGTTGAAGTAGCTCCCCCCAAGGCTCATGAAGTTCGCATTCAG ATCATTGCTACTTCCCTGTGCCATACTGATGCCACTGTTACCGATTCTAAATTTGAGGGCTTAGCTTTCCCAGTGATCGTTGGCCATGAGGCTGCAGGGATTGTGGAAAGTATTGGGCCAGGAGTGACCAACTTCAaaccag GTGACAAAGTAATTCCACTTTATGCACCTCTATGTAGAAAATGCAAGTTTTGTCTGAGTCCACTAACAAATTTTTGTGGAAAAATCAG taaTCTTAAAAATCCTGCTAGTGATCAACAACTAATGGAAGACAAAACCAGCAGGTTTACCTGCAAAGGAAAACCAGTTTACCATTTCTTGGGAACCAGTACATTCTCTCAGTACACTGTAGTGTCAGATACTAATCTTGCCAAAATAGACGATGATGCAAATTTAGAGAGAGTTTGTCTGCTTGGATGTGGGTTTTCAACTGGCTATGGGGCTGCAATCAACAATGCCAAG